In the genome of Carassius carassius chromosome 47, fCarCar2.1, whole genome shotgun sequence, one region contains:
- the LOC132130464 gene encoding gig2-like protein DreN, giving the protein MPVEFSGWEAYCDKSKHLKPGQEPKKSHGYIMYHGTHKSNAPAIISTGFRPSAGGTLGPGVYCSRNINKAMGYPLCAPNDRVILKLRVRVGKVKKIEGQSLNLITTWHQQGYDTAWLPATASGVGLEEDCVWDPKRITVVGIAHCTDSSTKSSLESLINQKSQSQDPKVKNLKPCKGCGMQTEDKHTMEKCWSCKASICPFMKNHVCQRKGK; this is encoded by the coding sequence ATGCCAGTGGAATTCAGTGGATGGGAGGCATACTGTGATAAATCAAAGCACCTTAAACCAGGTCAGGAGCCCAAAAAGAGCCACGGCTACATTATGTACCATGGGACACACAAAAGCAATGCCCCAGCAATAATATCAACAGGGTTTCGTCCCTCTGCTGGGGGAACTCTGGGCCCTGGTGTCTATTGTAGTAGGAATATTAACAAAGCAATGGGTTACCCATTATGTGCTCCTAATGATAGAGTCATTTTAAAGCTGCGAGTGAGAGTGGGTAAAGTGAAGAAGATTGAAGGGCAGAGCCTGAACCTGATAACCACGTGGCATCAGCAGGGATATGATACAGCCTGGTTACCTGCCACTGCCTCTGGTGTGGGACTTGAGGAGGACTGTGTTTGGGACCCAAAGAGAATTACTGTGGTTGGAATAGCCCATTGCACAGACTCCAGTACTAAGAGTTCTCTGGAGAGTCTCATAAATCAGAAAAGCCAGTCGCAGGACCCGAAAGTAAAAAATCTGAAGCCATGTAAAGGGTGTGGAATGCAAACTGAAGATAAACACACAATGGAGAAATGCTGGTCCTGTAAGGCATCCATATGTCCCTTCATGAAAAATCATGTTTGCCAAAGGAAAGGGAAGTAA
- the bud13 gene encoding BUD13 homolog gives MATSTGLSKNAALSKADYLKRYLSSEEAGKKSKEKKLKKKRPKPTGRGMKIVDDDIDWRQLAAQNEEEKDDEEEAPVIAEVIDERPDEIKQLEAFGTGKWKVIGATDSDPQESQDPASDKILDPDRVIRVRHDSPETSPVRRVRHDSPDLSPKRARHNSSDLSPQRHRAENKTRRHDSSSPSPPRSSHKRTPPRPQRLHDKESPNRKKTKAAASDDISPPRRRVRTGKGSDSDQSPPRRRPRGRRGSDLDLSPPRKRGQGGRGSDSDLSPPRKKPQGGRGSDSDLSPPRMTRSPDGQTAPRMLSGGAAGLVSVDILRKEQEEIRKKEKRNQPLEAASRNAETTFRDKSGRIRDLKSERVELSKKAGEKAEKDEKYAQWGKGLVQGEMQQQNLTDAMREAQKPLARHIDDEDLDRMLREQERDGDPMAAMLRKKKEKNAQLKGIKEKPRYKGPPPPPNRFNLMPGYRWDGVDRSNGFEQKRYSRIADKKAVQEMAYKWSVEDM, from the exons ATGGCTACTTCCACGGGCTTAAGCAAAAATGCTGCACTCTCTAAAGCAGATTACCTTAAACGGTATTTGTCAAGTGAAGAAGCTGGCAAGAAGTCTAAAGAAAAGAAGCTTAAGAAGAAACGGCCGAAACCCACGGGAAGAGG GATGAAAATTGTGGATGACGACATTGATTGGAGGCAACTAGCAGCTCagaatgaagaagaaaaagacgaCGAAGAAGAGGCGCCTGTG ATTGCAGAAGTGATAGATGAACGGCCAGATGAGATCAAGCAGCTCGAGGCATTCGGAACCGGCAAGTGGAAAGTGATCGGAG CAACAGACAGCGATCCCCAGGAAAGCCAGGACCCTGCAtcagataaaat CTTGGACCCTGACAGAGTTATTAGAGTTCGACATGACTCGCCAGAGACTTCTCCTGTACGGAGGGTGCGGCACGATTCCCCTGACCTCTCACCTAAGAGAGCTCGACACAACTCTTCAGATCTTTCACCTCAGAGACACAGAGCCGAGAACAAAACCAGACGGCATGATTCCTCATCACCTTCCCCTCCAAGATCGAGCCACAAGAGAACACCCCCCAGACCTCAAAGGCTGCATGATAAAG AGTCTCcgaacagaaaaaagacaaaagctgCCGCCTCAGATGACATTTCGCCGCCGAGGAGACGAGTACGAACAGGCAAAGGCTCAGACTCCGATCAGTCCCCACCACGCAGACGTCCTCGTGGACGACGGGGCTCAGACTTGGACCTGTCTCCACCCAGAAAGAGAGGCCAGGGTGGAAGAGGTTCAGATTCCGATCTCTCTCCTCCCAGGAAGAAACCACAGGGGGGACGTGGGTCGGATTCAGACCTTTCTCCACCACGGATGACACGCTCTCCTGATGGACAGACA GCGCCTCGGATGCTGTCTGGTGGAGCTGCAGGGCTtgtctctgttgacattttgagGAAAGAACAGGAAGAAATTCGCAAAAAGGAAAAGCGCAACCAGCCTCTTGAAG CGGCATCAAGAAACGCAGAGACAACATTTCGAGACAAGTCGGGTAGGATACGCGACCTGAAGTCAGAGAGAGTTGAGCTTAGCAAGAAAGCAGGAGAAAAAGCAGAGAAGGATGAAAAATATGCACAATGGGGAAAAGG GCTTGTTCAGGGTGAAATGCAGCAGCAGAACTTGACAGATGCCATGCGGGAGGCTCAGAAGCCGCTAGCGAGACACATTGACGATGAAGACCTCGATCGGATGCTGAGGGAGCAAGAGAGGGACGGAGACCCAATGGCTGCCATGCTTcgcaagaagaaagaaaaaaatgctcaATTAAAGGGAATCAAAG AAAAACCTCGTTATAAAGGTCCACCTCCACCTCCGAATCGTTTTAACCTTATGCCAGGTTATCGCTGGGATGGAGTTGACAG GTCCAATGGTTTTGAGCAGAAGCGGTACAGCAGGATTGCCGATAAGAAAGCTGTCCAAGAGATGGCATACAAGTGGAGTGTGGAAGACATGTAA
- the si:dkeyp-69c1.9 gene encoding uncharacterized protein si:dkeyp-69c1.9 isoform X3, with protein sequence MPCISNSKMTTHEKTISKQQRPALRIPLGHQRRTDILLLKNGQMTLKHPKAFPMLGELPSLAGLLLYPGKREKMVTTTETEFGPKTCPKIEPKKILQCSLTLDGDRSFSTTNREDYPYYKPDGTQIVWHGKVPARENRTGQAQRGSLYQQDFPAPKRIYVRRNQVVPHPDNLAINTSMRAEYKTVQQEAFPGWDVSVHTCTVPARLKKTAVDD encoded by the exons ATGCCATGCATAAG TAACTCAAAGATGACTACTCATGAGAAGACAATCAGCAAGCAACAGAGACCAGCTCTAAGAATCCCACTGGGTCACCAACGTAGAACAGATATATTGCTCCTCAAAAACGGTCAAATGACGTTGAAACACCCAAAAGCCTTTCCAATGCTGGGAGAACTTCCTTCTTTGGCAG GCTTACTGCTGTATCCTGGTAAGCGGGAAAAGATGGTAACCACAACAGAAACTGAATTTGGACCCAAAACCTGCCCAAAGATAGAGCCAAAGAAGATCCTACAGTGCAGCCTTACTCTAGATG GTGACAGGAGTTTCAGCACAACAAATAGAGAGGACTACCCTTATTACAAACCAGATGGCACTCAAATCGTGTGGCATGGAAAAGTCCCTGCAAGAGAAAACAGGACTGGCCAAGCACAGAGAGGTTCTCTTTACCAGCAGGACTTCCCTGCTCCAAAGAGAATCTATGTCAGGAGAAATCAGGTTGTACCTCATCCTGACAACCTGGCGATCAACACTTCAATGAG AGCTGAATACAAAACAGTGCAGCAAGAGGCTTTCCCAGGCTGGGATGTCTCTGTGCACACATGCACAGTGCCTGCCCGGCTCAAAAAAACAGCTGTAGATGACTGA
- the si:dkeyp-69c1.9 gene encoding uncharacterized protein si:dkeyp-69c1.9 isoform X2, which produces MPCISLTSNSKMTTHEKTISKQQRPALRIPLGHQRRTDILLLKNGQMTLKHPKAFPMLGELPSLAGLLLYPGKREKMVTTTETEFGPKTCPKIEPKKILQCSLTLDGDRSFSTTNREDYPYYKPDGTQIVWHGKVPARENRTGQAQRGSLYQQDFPAPKRIYVRRNQVVPHPDNLAINTSMRAEYKTVQQEAFPGWDVSVHTCTVPARLKKTAVDD; this is translated from the exons ATGCCATGCATAAG TCTCACCAGTAACTCAAAGATGACTACTCATGAGAAGACAATCAGCAAGCAACAGAGACCAGCTCTAAGAATCCCACTGGGTCACCAACGTAGAACAGATATATTGCTCCTCAAAAACGGTCAAATGACGTTGAAACACCCAAAAGCCTTTCCAATGCTGGGAGAACTTCCTTCTTTGGCAG GCTTACTGCTGTATCCTGGTAAGCGGGAAAAGATGGTAACCACAACAGAAACTGAATTTGGACCCAAAACCTGCCCAAAGATAGAGCCAAAGAAGATCCTACAGTGCAGCCTTACTCTAGATG GTGACAGGAGTTTCAGCACAACAAATAGAGAGGACTACCCTTATTACAAACCAGATGGCACTCAAATCGTGTGGCATGGAAAAGTCCCTGCAAGAGAAAACAGGACTGGCCAAGCACAGAGAGGTTCTCTTTACCAGCAGGACTTCCCTGCTCCAAAGAGAATCTATGTCAGGAGAAATCAGGTTGTACCTCATCCTGACAACCTGGCGATCAACACTTCAATGAG AGCTGAATACAAAACAGTGCAGCAAGAGGCTTTCCCAGGCTGGGATGTCTCTGTGCACACATGCACAGTGCCTGCCCGGCTCAAAAAAACAGCTGTAGATGACTGA
- the si:dkeyp-69c1.9 gene encoding uncharacterized protein si:dkeyp-69c1.9 isoform X1 encodes MPCISSNIFSLTSNSKMTTHEKTISKQQRPALRIPLGHQRRTDILLLKNGQMTLKHPKAFPMLGELPSLAGLLLYPGKREKMVTTTETEFGPKTCPKIEPKKILQCSLTLDGDRSFSTTNREDYPYYKPDGTQIVWHGKVPARENRTGQAQRGSLYQQDFPAPKRIYVRRNQVVPHPDNLAINTSMRAEYKTVQQEAFPGWDVSVHTCTVPARLKKTAVDD; translated from the exons ATGCCATGCATAAG CTCAAATATATTCAGTCTCACCAGTAACTCAAAGATGACTACTCATGAGAAGACAATCAGCAAGCAACAGAGACCAGCTCTAAGAATCCCACTGGGTCACCAACGTAGAACAGATATATTGCTCCTCAAAAACGGTCAAATGACGTTGAAACACCCAAAAGCCTTTCCAATGCTGGGAGAACTTCCTTCTTTGGCAG GCTTACTGCTGTATCCTGGTAAGCGGGAAAAGATGGTAACCACAACAGAAACTGAATTTGGACCCAAAACCTGCCCAAAGATAGAGCCAAAGAAGATCCTACAGTGCAGCCTTACTCTAGATG GTGACAGGAGTTTCAGCACAACAAATAGAGAGGACTACCCTTATTACAAACCAGATGGCACTCAAATCGTGTGGCATGGAAAAGTCCCTGCAAGAGAAAACAGGACTGGCCAAGCACAGAGAGGTTCTCTTTACCAGCAGGACTTCCCTGCTCCAAAGAGAATCTATGTCAGGAGAAATCAGGTTGTACCTCATCCTGACAACCTGGCGATCAACACTTCAATGAG AGCTGAATACAAAACAGTGCAGCAAGAGGCTTTCCCAGGCTGGGATGTCTCTGTGCACACATGCACAGTGCCTGCCCGGCTCAAAAAAACAGCTGTAGATGACTGA
- the c1qb gene encoding complement C1q subcomponent subunit B, translated as MMNMRFFTFLYCATLHFSSETRKSNLSSSCNREKNIQCDIHLQSHPCVLPTTFLEDKMAFIFMSAHTVLRLTIMLLLVASSESETCGRSGRPGIPGIPGTDGKDGAKGEKGDPGEDAVPIIGQKGHPGIPGLPGRPGEKGEKGLQGPPGPVGPKGDRGDFTGVDTPNQYSVFSYKKSSRAQRVLQDKVIVFDIPLISGTGDVLNSDGFFEVEKAGMYYISYHISSSQSACLKIQVGEEEKVRFCDAPGMIMVTAGSVVLPLKTGDTVSVQTTAVSSIFSRDTDCTFTGFLLFPLNG; from the exons ATGATGAATATGCGTTTTTTTACTTTCCTTTATTGTGCAACACTGCACTTCTCCTCTGAAACCAGGAAATCAAATCTGAGCTCTTCATGCAATCGGGAGAAAAACATTCAATGTGACATTCATCTTCAAAGCCATCCATGTGTATTACCAACAACTTTCTTGGAAGATAAGATG gcatTTATCTTCATGTCTGCACATACGGTGCTGCGGCTTACTATTATGTTGTTGCTGGTGGCTTCCTCTGAGTCAGAGACATGTGGAAGATCTGGAAGACCAGGTATTCCAGGAATTCCTGGTACCGATGGGAAGGATGGTGCAAAAGGAGAAAAAGGAGATCCAG GTGAGGATGCAGTGCCTATAATTGGGCAAAAAGGACATCCTGGAATTCCTGGACTCCCAGGCAGGCCTGGTGAGAAGGGGGAGAAGGGACTACAAGGTCCACCAGGCCCAGTGGGACCAAAGGGAGACAGGGGAGATTTTACGGGGGTAGATACTCCAAACCAGTATTCTGTTTTCTCTTACAAAAAAAGTTCTCGGGCACAGAGAGTTCTTCAAGACAAAGTAATCGTCTTTGACATCCCACTGATCTCTGGGACAGGTGATGTCTTGAATAGTGACGGTTTCTTTGAGGTGGAAAAAGCTGGCATGTATTACATCAGTTACCACATTTCATCCAGTCAATCTGCCTGCCTAAAGATTCAGGTAGGGGAGGAAGAGAAGGTCAGGTTCTGCGATGCTCCTGGAATGATTATGGTAACTGCAGGATCTGTGGTACTGCCACTGAAAACAGGTGATACAGTGTCTGTACAGACAACTGCAGTGAGCTCTATCTTCAGCAGAGACACTGACTGCACCTTTACAGGCTTCTTGCTCTTCCCATTGAATGGATAA